TTCGCTTAAGCCGATTTCCTTGCCGTGCTCCACCCGATCGGCCAGAAACTGTTTCCATGTGTCAAAATTGGAAAGGACGGTTGTCATTGTGCTTGCGCCTCCTTTGCGTGTGTTGGCCGTTGTCCGGCAACATAACGTATTTTGCTCGCAAAGGGCTTATCTTATTCGACGAGTAATAAGCCGGAAATGTTTCACTGCTCAGGTTAGCCATCCACCGTTTGGACTTATGATTTGCCCTGTAATGTAAGCTGACTCCGGCAGCGCGAGGAAATAAACAAGCGAGGCGATTTCATCGGGTTGGGCGAACCGTCCTACCGGTATTTCGGATTCAAGCGCTGTCTTCTCTTGAGCGTTCAAATTATCGAGCATGACCGTATCTACCGCCCCGGGGGCTACTGCATTCACCGTTACGCCGGAAGGCGCAAGCTCCTTGGCGAGCGCCTTTGTGAAAGCATTCATACCGCCTTTGGTTGTAGAATAGAGCACCTCGCAGGATGCGCCGGACATTCCCCAGATCGAGGATACGTTGATAATACGACCAAACCGCTGAGAGATCATTGTAGGCATGAATATCTGAGTGCATAAGAACATGCCCTTTAAATTAACCGCCATCACATCGTCCCATATTTCCTCGCTCACATCGCAGAGCATACCGTTATGGGCGATACCCGCATTGTTGACGAGAATATCCGGCACCGAATCACGGAACGCCAGCTTCTCGCGCATTCTCAGAAGCTGATCCTTCGAACGCAAATCGGCCGCTACGGTCATCACATTTGCGGCGCCAAGCCGCATACATTCGCGCGCCGTCTCGTTGGCGGCCTCATGCGCTTCGTTATAATGAATGACGACATTCATGCTCTCCGCAGCGAAGCGGCGTGCAATTGCCGCTCCAATACCGCGGCTTCCCCCGGTCACAAGCACCGTCATTTCGTTTAATGTTTTCAACCCGGATCCTTCGATACAATCGAAACCGCCATCCGGTTCCAATCGAAATGGCTGCGCAGCCGCTCGTTCGCTTCTTGAAGCGTGATGCTTTCGTAGACCGGCAGAAGCTTAAACAAATCGGCTCCCCGAAAACGGTAGCGCGTGAATTCGCCGGCAATGGCCTCGGGGGAATTGAGCATCCGAAGGTAACTGCCGATTTTTTTACGCCTTGTTCGCTCAAACGACTGCTCGTTCAGCCCGCTTGTCCGGGCCGCTTCGATTGCTTCGCGCAATCTGGCAAGCAGTTCGTCGGGATCCCGTGTTTCGCCGCCTATGACCGAGAAAGCATAGTCTTCGCTGCTGTTATATTCATGCCCGAATGAATCGGAGATCAAATTATCGTCATACAGCGCGTTATAAATCGGAGAGCTTGAACCAAGGAGAGCATCCAGCATCAGCTTTGTGGCCAGTTCGGTGCGAAGAAGCTCGGCCGCTTCGAGAGGGGTCCGGTGCTCCTTGAAACCGATCATGCATTTGGGCAGGGATACGGGAAGTACGGCCGTCTTGCGCTTCGTTTTAACAGCTGCCGGCTCTTCACCGAAGAAACGGTTGATCGGTCCCTGGGGCTCGAATGATTTCTTCGCTTGATTGCTTCGCACAAGATCGATCACCTCGTCCGGCCGCACACCGCCCACAATAAAGAGAAACATATTGG
This is a stretch of genomic DNA from Paenibacillus sp. sptzw28. It encodes these proteins:
- the ymfI gene encoding elongation factor P 5-aminopentanone reductase; the encoded protein is MTVLVTGGSRGIGAAIARRFAAESMNVVIHYNEAHEAANETARECMRLGAANVMTVAADLRSKDQLLRMREKLAFRDSVPDILVNNAGIAHNGMLCDVSEEIWDDVMAVNLKGMFLCTQIFMPTMISQRFGRIINVSSIWGMSGASCEVLYSTTKGGMNAFTKALAKELAPSGVTVNAVAPGAVDTVMLDNLNAQEKTALESEIPVGRFAQPDEIASLVYFLALPESAYITGQIISPNGGWLT
- the yfmH gene encoding EF-P 5-aminopentanol modification-associated protein YfmH, translated to METLAYPGVQETIYREVLPNGLEVVILPKEGFSKTYATFSTRYGSIDNRFAVGDQEPVSVPDGIAHFLEHKMFEEPAGDIFATFASQGASANAYTSFDRTVYLFSATEQIEANLETLLDFVQNPYFTDENVEKEKGIIEQEINMYRDNADWRVYFGLIDALYNAHPVHIDIAGTAESIRKIDKETLYRCYETFYHPSNMFLFIVGGVRPDEVIDLVRSNQAKKSFEPQGPINRFFGEEPAAVKTKRKTAVLPVSLPKCMIGFKEHRTPLEAAELLRTELATKLMLDALLGSSSPIYNALYDDNLISDSFGHEYNSSEDYAFSVIGGETRDPDELLARLREAIEAARTSGLNEQSFERTRRKKIGSYLRMLNSPEAIAGEFTRYRFRGADLFKLLPVYESITLQEANERLRSHFDWNRMAVSIVSKDPG